The Oleomonas cavernae genome includes the window GACATTGCGCCCGCGATCGACAAGAGTGCGCCGCCATGCCCCGCCCTGCTCACCGGCCCACCCTGACCGCTGCCGAAATCGAGGCGCGGGTCCTCTACAAGGACTCGCTGATCATCGTCGTCGACAAGCCGGCGGGCCTGCCGGTGCACCAGGGCCCGGGCGGCGGGCCCAACCTGGAACAGTCCTTCGTGCACCTGCGCTATGGCCTGCCGCGGGCGCCGTCGCTGGGCCACCGGCTGGACCGCGATACCACCGGCTGCCTGGTGCTGGGGCGCCATCCCAAGGCGCTGGCCAAGCTGGGCAAGATCTTTGCCGGCGGCCGGGCCGAGAAGACCTATTGGGCGGTGGTCCATGGCCGCCCGGCGCAGGCGAGCGGCACGATCGACCTGAGCCTGACCAAGCTTACCCCCAAGCAGGGCTGGCGCATGGTGGTCTCGCCCGACGGGCAGAATGCCGTTACCGACTACAAGGTCATGGGCAGCAGTGCCGACGGCCGCCTGTCGTGGCTGGAATGCAAGCCCCGCACCGGCCGCACCCACCAGATCCGCGTCCACTGCGCCGAACTGGGCTGCCCGATCCTGGGCGAGCCGATCTATGGCCGGGCCGAAGGCGCGCCGCCGCCCGACGAGCCGCTGCACCTGCTGGCCCGTGCGATCCGCCTGCCGCTCTACCCCAGCCGCGACCCGGTCGAGGTTGTCGCCCCGCCGCCCGAGCACATGCTGACGGCCCTTGCCGCCTGCGGTTACATCGGCGCGCCGTGACCTGACAGGATCCGGGCAGCACCACCGACCCCGGCCCGGAAGGCATCGTCGAACGAGACCCCCTCGACCGACCACGACTTGGTGGCCTGGTCGTTGACCATGCGCCAGTCGGTGCGCCAGCCGAGCCTTGCCTCGTCCCAGGTCATGTCGCCGACCAGCAGGGCATCGGCCCCCAGCGCCTTGATGATGGCGGCCGGCGGCGGTGCCGCGGGGGTCAGGCCCAGGGCGTCGAGCCTGTCC containing:
- a CDS encoding RluA family pseudouridine synthase is translated as MPRPAHRPTLTAAEIEARVLYKDSLIIVVDKPAGLPVHQGPGGGPNLEQSFVHLRYGLPRAPSLGHRLDRDTTGCLVLGRHPKALAKLGKIFAGGRAEKTYWAVVHGRPAQASGTIDLSLTKLTPKQGWRMVVSPDGQNAVTDYKVMGSSADGRLSWLECKPRTGRTHQIRVHCAELGCPILGEPIYGRAEGAPPPDEPLHLLARAIRLPLYPSRDPVEVVAPPPEHMLTALAACGYIGAP